The genomic segment GACCCTGGGGATCTCCAGCAGCGGCTTGGACTACTCGCAGCCTTACTACTTCAATCTGGCGCCCAACTACGATGCGACGCTAACGCCGCGCGTCATTACCGACCGCGGCCTGCTGCTGGGCGGGGAGTTCCGCTACCTGTTCGACAGCGACGAGGGCCAGATCGAGGGCGCCTACCTGGCCGACGACCAAGGGGGCTCGGCGCGCGATCCCAACAGCCCCAGCCGGCGCTTCGAGGGGGAGGATCGCTGGTATGTCGATTACCAGCATCAGGGGCGCTTCTCTCCCGAGCTGCGCTACCAGCTACGCTATGGCGGCGCCAGTGACGGCCGCTACTTCGAAGATTTCGGCGGCGACTTCGGTGAGCAGGAGACCGAGAACATGCCGCGGCTGGCGCAGCTCGACTACCGCGGCAGCCTGTGGCGGCTCGAGGCGCGTGCCCAGGGCTTCCAGAAGCTGGAAGACCCGCTACGCGACCGCGACAAGCCCTTCTATCGGCTCCCTAGCCTGACCGCCAATGCCACCTGGCGCCAGGATAACGGGCTCTATCAGCAGTGGCGCTCCAATGCCACCTACTTCTGGCGCGACGTCGACGAAACCCGCGTACCGCTGCGCGAGTCGGCGACCGGTGGGCGCGTGCATCTCTCGCCGGCACTCGGCTGGCGGGGCGAGCCGAGCTGGGGGTTTCTCGAGCCGCGGGTGGAGATGCTGCACACTGCCTACGAGGTCGACTATGGCGATCGCCAGACCGACCGCGATACCAGCCTGACGCGAACCGTGCCGGTGACCTCGGTGGACGCCGGGCTGGTCTTCGAGCGTGAGCTCGACGTGCGCGGTAACGGCTACCGCCAGACCCTGGAGCCGCGTCTCAACTACGCCTATGTGCCGGCTCGGGACCAGAGTGAGTTCCCCGAGTTCGATACCAACGAGCGAGCGTTCTCCTGGAACCAGCTGTGGTCGCCGCATCGCTTCTCCGGGGCCGATCGGGTCGGCGATCTCAATCGACTCTCCTATGGTCTGAGTACGCGTTTCTTGGCCGATGAGAGTGGTCGCGAGCGTTTCTCGCTGGGGGTAGGCCAGGCCACCTATTTCGATGATCGCACCATCGACATGAACGGTGACCCCGACACCCTGCCTCCCGAGTCCAACTTCGAGCGTCGCTACAATGCGGTTCGCGACCGTTCGCCGGTGGTCACCCGGCTCGACTGGCAAATGACCGACCGCTGGAGTGCCGGCTATGAACTGCTTTACGATGAGCAGCGGCGTCTCACCGAGCGCAACTCGGTAGACCTGCGCTATCGCGATCCGCGCGGCCATGTGTTGAACCTTGGCTACCGCTGGGAACTCGAAGGGTTCGATCCGTCGCTGGATGAAGAGGACAGGCTCGATTACAACCGCGAGGAGTACGATGTCTCCGGGGCCTATCGCATCAGCCCACGTGTCGATGTGATCGGACGTTTCACCTACGACCACACCAATAGCCGAGCCCTGGAACAGCTGGCCGGGGTGCAGTGGAACGACTGCTGCTATGGCTTGCAGCTGGTGTGGCGCGAATGGATCGACGACAACGATACGGCGAATATCGATGATGATTTCACCGATCGCGGTATCTTCCTGCGCTTCGTGTTCAAGGGGCTGGGTGGTGTTGGGCGCGACGCGGACAGCTATTTCGAAGAGGCGATCCCCGGCTATCGTGCCACTCAGTTCTAATCATGCAGCCATTGCCAGTGCAACGGCGCTACACCTAGGGTGTCTGGCCGCAGGGCCAGACGCCGATCAGAGAGTCAATGATGAGAGTAGATGAGGTAGCTATGCGCAGTCGACACCCCTCCCTACGGTTCGCGGTGGCGAGCAGGCTGTTGCTGGCCATCGCCCTGCTGTTGCTGGCGCCGGCCGCCTGGGCGCAGTCGATTCAACCGCTCGATCGTATCGTGGCGGTGGTCAACCAGGGCGCGATCATGGCCAGCGAGCTCGATCAGCGGGTAGAGCAGGCGCGCAGCCAGCTCACCGGGCGCGGCATCGATTCGCCTCCCGATCAGACGCTGCGACGCCAGGTGCTGGAGCAGATGATCAATGAGGAAATCCAGATGCAGCTGGCGCGCAGCGCCAACCTCAGCGTCGACGACACCGAGCTCAATCGCGCGGTACGTTCGATCGCCGAGAGCAATAACATGACCCTCGATCAGTTTGCCGACGCCGTGGAAGCGGACGGCTTGACGCTGGCGTCGGTACGCGAGGAGGTGCGGCGCGAGCTGATCATGCGTGAAGTGCAGCAGCGCCAGGTGGGTAGCCGGGTCAACGTCAGCGAGCGCGAGGTGGATCGCTACCTCGACCAGCAGGGGGCGTCTCAGGGCGTGCGCTATCGCCTGGCGCATATCCTGGTGGCACTGCCGCAGTCGCCGACCAGCGATCAGGTCAACGAGGCGCAGCAGACCATCCAACGGCTGCGCGGTGAGCTGGAAGACGGCGCCGACTTCGCTCAGTTGGCTGCCGCCGAGTCCGACGGCGGCCAGGCCCTCGACGGTGGCGAAATCGGCTGGCGCGAGGCCGGTGAGGTACCCAGCGTGTTCGCCGAGGCGGTGCCGCAGCTCGAGGTGGGGGAGTTCAGCCAGCCGCTGCGCAGCCCCAGTGGCTTCCATATCGTCAAGCTGCTCGATCGTGAGCAGAGCGGCCAGTCGGCCAGCGGCCAGGATCAGCGCGACCAGGCTCGCCAGGCGCTGTTCCAGCGCAAGGCAAATGACGAGCTGGATATCTGGCTGCAGGAGATTCGCGCCGACGCCTTCGTCGAGGTACGGCTGTAACCATGCCTCCGCTGGTGATCACCGCCGGCGAGCCCGCCGGCATCGGCCCCGACCTGATCCTTGGGCTGGCCGCCGAGGGTGCCCGAGTGGGGCGGTCGTGGCTGGCGATCGGCGATCCCGAGCTGTTTCGCCAGCGTGCCGCGCAGCTCGACCTGGCGGTCGAAGTGGTGGCCCTGGCCGACGGCGAGACGCCACATATGGCGTCCGGGCGGCTTTCGGTGTGGCCGGTTGCCTTGAGGACGGCCTGCCAGCCGGGGGTGTTGGCGACGGGCAATGCCGGCTATGTACTCGAGTGCCTCGATGTGGCGATTGCTGCCTGCCGCGAAGGGCGCGCGTCCGCGATGGTCACCGCGCCGCTGCACAAGGGCGTGATCATCGAGGCGGGCTGGACGCAGTTCACGGGCCATACCGAGTACCTGCGTGACGCCTGCGGTGTCGACGAGGTGGTGATGATGCTGGCCACCGACGACGCGCTGCACGCCCGGCAGCCTGGCTGGCAGGGCAGCCCGGGGCTGCACGTGGCGCTGGCCACCACCCACCTGCCGCTGCGCGAGGTGGCCGATGCCATTACCCCGGCGTCACTGGGCCGGGTGCTGCGGATTCTCGACCACGACCTGCGCTGCGATTTCGGCATCGCCCGACCGCGCATTGCGGTGTGCGGGCTCAATCCCCACGCCGGTGAAGATGGCCACCTGGGGCGCGAGGAGCTCGAGGTGATCACCCCGACCCTGCAGGCGCTGCGTGGCGAGGGGCTGACCCTGGACGGTCCGCTACCCGCCGACACCCTGTTCACTCCGCGCCATCTGGCCGGCGTCGATGCGGTGCTGGCGATGTATCATGACCAGGGCCTGGCGGTGCTCAAATACGCCGGCTTCGGTCGCGGCGCCAATATCACCCTGGGCCTGCCGATCGTGCGCACCTCGGTGGACCACGGCACCGCCCTCGATCTCGCTGCCAGCGGAGGCGCCGATGCCGGCAGCCTTGCGGTGGCACTCAATCTGGCTGCCGAGATGGCCGCCGCGCGGGCCGCTAGCGCCTGTCCATGATTTTCGCCTGACCCATAGAGGACGCCAACCCGCATGTCATCTCGCCCTCCCGTACACCGGGCCCGCAAGCGCTTCGGCCAGAACTTTCTGCGCGACCCCGGCATCATCTCGCGCATCGTGCGTGCCATCGCCCCCCGCGACGGCGAGCGCCTGGTCGAGATCGGCCCCGGTCAGGGCGCGCTCACCGAGCCACTGCTTGACGCCGCCGGTGGGCGCCTCGAGGTCATCGAGCTCGACCGCGACCTGATCCCCGGGCTGCGGGTGCAGTTCTTCAACTACCCGGATTTCACGATCCACGAGGGCGATGCGCTGAAATTCGACTTCGCCGCGCTCAAGGGTGACGGCCAGCCGCTGCGGGTGGTGGGCAACCTGCCCTATAACATCTCCACGCCGCTGATCGTGCATCTGCTCGAGCAGCGCGAGGCGATTGCCGACATGCACTTCATGCTGCAGAAGGAGGTGGTCGAGCGGCTGGCGGCAACGCCCGGCGGTCCCGACTGGGGACGACTCTCGGTCATGGCCCAGTATCGCTGCCGGGTCGATTCGCTGTTCGTGGTGCCGCCGGAGGCCTTCGTGCCGCGGCCCAAGGTCGATTCGGCCATCGTGCGCCTGACCCCGCATGCCGAACTGCCGCACCCGGCCGTCGATGAGCGCGTGCTGTTCGAGGTGGTGCGCGAGGCCTTCGGTCAGCGCCGCAAGACGCTGCGCAACAACCTCAAGGGGCGCATCACTGCCGAGACCCTGACGAGTCTGGAGATCGACCCGGCGCGGCGGCCGCAGACCCTGCGCATCGAAGAGTTCGTGCGTATCGCCAACCATCTGGCGGAGGTGGTCTCATGAGCCGTCAGCCGCTACCCGACGGCGTTCACGTCGACGTCGAGCCGCACTTTCGCGAGGATGAATCTTCTCCCGACGAGCGGCGCTTCGTGTTCAGCTACACGATTACCGTGCACAACCACTCGGCGACCAGCGTGCAGCTGCTGGCACGCTACTGGAAGATCACCCAGGGCAGCGGCAAGGTGCAGGAGGTGCGTGGCAAGGGCGTGGTCGGCAAGCAGCCGCTGATCGGCCCGGGCCAGACCTTCCGCTATACCAGCCGAGCGATTCTCGATGGCCCGGTGGGAGTCATGGAGGGCGCCTATACCTGCGTCGACACCCATGCCCAGCGGGCCTTCGACGTCACCATTGCGCCCTTCCGTCTGGCCGGGCCCAATCAGGTACACTGAGTCCCGGCTGTCACCGCCGCCGACACCCATAGCAGAGCAAGGAGAGCACCATGGCGCGCTACGCCGTTGGCGACCTGCAGGGCTGCCACCGTGAATTCGTCGCACTGCTCGAGCGACTGGCGTTCGACCCGCAGCGCGATCAGCTGTGGCTGGCCGGCGACCTGGTCAACCGCGGTCCGGGCTCCCTCGACTGCCTGCGCGAAGTGCAGGCGCTGGGTGAGGCGGCGCGGGTGATACTCGGCAACCATGACCTGCATCTGCTGGCGGTGGCGCGGGGCGGCGCGACGCTCAAGCGCAGCGATACCCTGGGCGCCATCCTCGTCGCCACCGACCGTGACACCCTGCTCGACTGGCTGATGCAGCAGCCGCTGGCGGTGGCCGAGGGTGAGCGGCTGATGGTGCACGCCGGCATTCTGCCGCAGTGGTCGCTGCCCCAGGCGCTGGGGCTGGCCGACGAGGTTCGTGAGCGGCTGGGCAGTGAGCGCGGCGGGGCCTTCCTCGAGCAGATGTACGGCAACCAGCCGGCCTGCTGGCGTGACGACCTAGACGGCATCGAGCGGCTGCGGGTGATCGTCAACGCCTTTACCCGCATGCGCTTCATCGACGCCGAGGGCTGCCTCGACTTTGCCGCCAAGGAGGGCCTCGACTCGGCGCCGCCGGGCTTTGCTCCCTGGTTCAGCTACCCGCGCGCCGACGACCCGCAGATCATCTTCGGCCACTGGGCGGCCCTCGAGGGGCATACGCCGGGCGCTCGGGTGCGCGCCGATGCCCTGGATACCGGCTGCGTCTGGGGCGGCAGCCTGACGGCGCTCGACCTCGACAGCGGCGAACGTATCAGCGTACCCAGCCAGCAGCGCTGAGACTGCAGCAGCCATGCCACAGGAGACACCCATGAGCGACACCCCCTTCGAGCACCTCGACCCCATCACGCTAGCCGACTGGCTCGACGCCGAGGCCTCGCTGACGCTGGTCGACATTCGCGACCCGATGAGCTTTGCCCAGGGGCACATCCCGGGCAGTCGCCACCTCGACAACGCCAGCGCCGGTGCGCTGCTCGATCAGACGCCCCACGACCGGCCGCTGGTGGTGGTCTGCTACCACGGCCACTCCAGCCAGCAGGCCGCTGCCTGGCTGGCCGGGCAGGGCTATCGGCAGGTGTATAGCCTCGACGGCGGCTTCAGCGACTGGGCGCAGCGCCACCCGACCCGGGTGGCGCACTGACAATGGGCGCCGCCGGCGACCGCTACACCGCTGGGCTCGAGGTCTATCGGGTCGGCGGTGCGGTGCGCGACGCGCGCCTCGGCTGGCCGGTGTATGACAACGACTGGGTGGTGGTGGGCGCCACCCCGGAGGAGATGCAGCGGCGCGGCTTCAAGCCGGTGGGCCGCGACTTCCCGGTGTTCCTGCATCCCCGGAGCCACGAGGAGTACGCCCTGGCGCGCACCGAGCGCAAGGCCGGGCACGGCTATACCGGCTTCGTGGTGCACGCCAGCCCCGAGGTGACCCTCGACGAGGATCTGGCGCGCCGCGACCTGACCATTAACGCCATGGCCGAGGATGCCGACGGTGGCCTGGTCGACCCCTTTCACGGCAGCGACGACCTCGAGGCGCGGGTGCTGCGCCATGTGTCGCCGGCCTTCGCCGAGGATCCGCTGCGGGTGCTACGCACGGCGCGCTTTCTCGCTCGCTATCAGGGGCTGGGGTTTATCATCGCCGAAGAGACGCTGACGCTGATGCGCGAGCTGGCGGCCAGCGGCGAGATGAGCCATCTGGTCGCCGAGCGCGTCTGGGCAGAGACCGAAAAGGCCCTCGGCGAGCCTCACCCTGCGGCCTACTTCACGATTCTCGATGCCTGTGGTGCCCTGGCACAGCTGATGCCAGAGCTCGACGGCGACTCGGATGAGCTCGCCGCTGCCCTGGCGCGTCTTGTGCGGGTCCCGGAAGAGCCCCTCGACGATCTTGCCGGGGCGCTGCCGCGCTGGCGCTGGGCGCGGCTGGTCGAGCACCTCGCCGGCGACCAGCGTGACGCCTTGGCCAAGCGCCTGCGGCTGCCCAATGCCTACGTCGACCTGGCGCGGCAGGTGGCGCTGAGCCGCGGGCTATGGCGCCAGGAAAATCCCGATGCAGCGGCGATCCTGGGTTGGTTGGATGCGATTGACGCCTGGCGCCGCAGCGCGCGGGTGGTACCGCTGATCTCGCTGGTCAGCCTCGAGCGCCCGGCGCTGGCCGAAGACCTGGCGCTGGCCTGGCGGCTGGCCCAGCAGGTGGTGCCGCGGCTGCTGCTCGAGGAGGGCTATCGCGGCAAGGCGCTGGGCGAGGAGGTGCGGCGGCGGCGCTGGCAGGTGATCGCCGACGCCCTGGTGTGAACGGTCGCCGCGCAGATGTTTACAGCTTATCTGTCGGCTAGCGGGCGCTGGAGAGGGTCCTGCCCTGCCACACGAAATCCACCGGCCACAGCGGCTGCTGGCGGGCCTGTTCGCTCTCGGCGAAGTGCGCCCAGAGGGTTGCGTAGCGCTGGCCGTTGAGCGGGTGGCGGTGGTCGGGCAGCAGCTCGGCCAGCGGTCGCAGCACGAAGGCGTGCTTGTCGACCTCGTCGCGGGGCAGCGCCACGCCGTCCACCAGGCCACAGGCATCGCCCACCGTGAGCAGGTCGATGTCGAGGGTGCGCGGGCTGTACTTGGGGCTGTCCTGGCGCCGGCCGTTAGCGTATTCGAGGGTCTTGCACCAGCGCTGTAGCTCGCCCACGCCGAGCTGGGTCTCGAAGGCCGCCACCAGGTTGTAGAAGTTGCGCCCGTCCTCGAAGCCCACCGGCTCGCTCTCGAAGACCCGTGAGATCTGCAGGGCGTCAAAGCGCTCGGCGAGAGCGTCGAGGCATACCCGTACGTGGTGGTCGCGCTGGATATTGCTGCCGATGCTGACCGTTACCAGTGTCATGACGACCACTCCCGCTCGATGCTCACACCTACCGCGGCCGCCTCGGCCACGGCGCCGGGCTTGCGCACCGTGAGCGTCAGCCCGGCGATGGCGAACTCGTCATGCAGCAGGCTGGCGAGGCGCTCGGCGAAGGTTTCGACCAGGGCAAACGCCTGCTCATCGGCGAACCGCGCGATGCGCTGGCTGATGGCGGCATAGTCCAGCGTCAGGGCGATGTCGTCGTTGGCGGCGGCGGCGCGGATGTCGGTGGCCAGCTCGAGGTCGAGCACCAGCCGCTGGCGGATCTCACGCTCCCAGTCGTAGACGCCGATCACGGTCTCCACCGCCAGTGCCTCGATGATCACTCGATCGCTGCGCATCCCTGTCTCCCATCCTGCTGTCTGACGAACGAGCGGCGATTGTACTGTAGCCATGTCGCCAACGATAGGAAGGCACGGCTACCGCTCGCTCGGCAAGGCTGGCAGAATCGAGGCATCCTTTGCTATGGCGCGCTGGCCATGTCGTCTGTCGAACTGCTGCTGGTTACCCTGATGCTGATGGCGCTGGCCTATGCCTGCGGCGGCTGGTTGGGGGCGATCAGCGTATGTCGCTGGGCGAGAGTGCGCGACCCGCGACTGGCCGGCTCGCGTAACCCGGGGTTCTCCAACGTGCTACGCCTGTACGGCGCGCGCCTGGCGCTGGCCACGCTGGCGCTGGATGCCGCCAAGGGCATGCCGGCGCTGTGGCTGGCCAAGGGGGCGGGGCTGCCGGCCTGGGCGCAAGGGGTGGTCGGCCTGGGGGTGCTGCTCGGCCACAGCTATCCGCTGTGGTACCGCTTTCGCGGCGGCAAGGCGGTGGCCAGCGCCTTCGGCGTGCTGCTGGTGCTGACACCCTGGGTGGCCCTGCTGTGTGCGCTGCTGTGGGCGCTGCTGGCATGGCGGGTGCGCACCGCGGCGGTGGCCTCGTTGGCCACCGCCTGCCTGGCGCCGCTGGCCAGCTGGTGGCTGGCGCCGGACTATGTATGGGTGGTCAGCGCCTTCGCGCTGCTGGTGGTCATTCGCCACGTGTGGAACATTCGTCGACTGGGCAGCGGGGGCGAGCTGCGCTTCCGGCGGCGCGGCGTCAAGCCGCCGGAGGAGTGAGCTCCGCCAGCGGCCAGCGCGGCACGGCGAGCATGGTGGCGCTGTCGCGCTCCCCGGCCAATAGGCGCTGGGTTCTGAACATAAATAGCGCGATCATTGCGGGCTTGGCGTACTGGCAGGCGGGGTTAGATCCGCCAGTGGCCAGCGCGGCACGGCGAGCATGGTGGCGCTGTCGCGTTCGCCGGCCAATAGACGCTGGGTTCCCGCATAGGCAATCATGGCGCCGTTGTCGGTGCAGAAGCGTCCGCGCGGGTAGTAGGCCCGGGCGCCGCGCTTGGCGCACTCGCGGTCGAGGCGCTCGCGTAGGCGGCGGTTGGCGCTGACGCCGCCGGCCACCACCAGGCGCGTCTGGCCGCTGGCGTCCAGCGCGCGGCGGCACTTGATCACCAGGGTATCCACCACCGCCTCCTCGAAGGCGCGGGCCACGTCGGCGCGGGCCTGATCATCGAGTTCGCCGGCGGCATCGAGCTGGCGGATCGCGGTCAGGGTATGGGTCTTGAGCCCCGAGAAGCTGAAGTCGAGTCCCGGGCGGTCGGTCATCGGCCGCGGAAAGCGCAGACGCTGGGGATCGCCGCTCTCTGCCAGGCGGGCGATCTGCGGCCCGCCGGGGTAGTCGAGGCCGAGCATCTTGGCCGCCTTGTCGAAGGCTTCGCCGGCGGCGTCGTCCACCGACTCGCCGAGCAGGCGATAGCGGCCCAGGGCGAGCACCTCGACCAGCTGGGTGTGGCCCCCCGAGACCAGTAGCGCGACGAAGGGGAAGTCAGGCGCGTCGTCTTCGAGCATGGGCGCCAGCAGATGGCCTTCCATATGGTGGACGCCGAGCACCGGGATATCCAGGGCGCGCGCCATGCCGTGAGCGGTGGCGGCGCCGACCATCAGCGCGCCGACCAGGCCGGGGCCGGCGGTATAGGCGATGCCGTCGAGGTCGTGGCGACTCAGGTTGGCCGTGCCCAGCACCTCGTCGATCAGCGGCAGCAGGCGCCGGGTATGGTCGCGGGAAGCCAGCTCGGGCACCACACCGCCGAAGTCGGCATGCATTGCCACCTGGCTGTAGAGGGCATCGGCCAGCAGGCCGCGCTGGCTGTCGAACAGGGCGACGCCGGTCTCGTCGCAGGAGGTCTCGATCCCCAGTACGCGCATCGTGGCGGGCTTCCGTGGTCGCTGTGGGGCGCTCATTCTACGTCCTTTGCGGCGTCGAGGGCAGGGGCCGCGCCGGGAAATTTGCAAACCCGGGAGACGACGACTAGACTACTGTGCGCTGTAAGACTGGGTCGTGCGCCCGGGATGCACTTTTTCTTTCGCTTCTCCCTTTTGCTGCCCTTGCCTGTTCTCATGGTGAAGTCAGCCAGTGACGAAACGCGTGAGGGACGGGGTTCCCCAGGGCGTGCGTTCAAACCGAACTCATGATTCCAAGGTAGGTGAGTGCTTAATGCCTTCTGTCAAAGTACGTGATAACGAGCCGTTCGACGTCGCTCTGCGTCGCTTCAAGCGTTCCTGTGAAAAAGCCGGTGTTCTCTCCGAAGTGCGTCGTCGCGAGCACTATGAGAAGCCGACTGCCGAGCGCAAGCGCAAGGCCGCAGCCGCCGTCAAGCGTCACGCCAAGAAGCTGCAGCGTGAGCGCAAGCGTTTCGAACGGTTGTATTGATCCGTACTGGGAGCGGTCGCC from the Halomonas sp. 1513 genome contains:
- a CDS encoding peptidylprolyl isomerase; the protein is MRSRHPSLRFAVASRLLLAIALLLLAPAAWAQSIQPLDRIVAVVNQGAIMASELDQRVEQARSQLTGRGIDSPPDQTLRRQVLEQMINEEIQMQLARSANLSVDDTELNRAVRSIAESNNMTLDQFADAVEADGLTLASVREEVRRELIMREVQQRQVGSRVNVSEREVDRYLDQQGASQGVRYRLAHILVALPQSPTSDQVNEAQQTIQRLRGELEDGADFAQLAAAESDGGQALDGGEIGWREAGEVPSVFAEAVPQLEVGEFSQPLRSPSGFHIVKLLDREQSGQSASGQDQRDQARQALFQRKANDELDIWLQEIRADAFVEVRL
- a CDS encoding thiosulfate sulfurtransferase → MSDTPFEHLDPITLADWLDAEASLTLVDIRDPMSFAQGHIPGSRHLDNASAGALLDQTPHDRPLVVVCYHGHSSQQAAAWLAGQGYRQVYSLDGGFSDWAQRHPTRVAH
- a CDS encoding 2-amino-4-hydroxy-6-hydroxymethyldihydropteridine diphosphokinase, whose amino-acid sequence is MTLVTVSIGSNIQRDHHVRVCLDALAERFDALQISRVFESEPVGFEDGRNFYNLVAAFETQLGVGELQRWCKTLEYANGRRQDSPKYSPRTLDIDLLTVGDACGLVDGVALPRDEVDKHAFVLRPLAELLPDHRHPLNGQRYATLWAHFAESEQARQQPLWPVDFVWQGRTLSSAR
- a CDS encoding acyl-phosphate glycerol 3-phosphate acyltransferase, which produces MMLMALAYACGGWLGAISVCRWARVRDPRLAGSRNPGFSNVLRLYGARLALATLALDAAKGMPALWLAKGAGLPAWAQGVVGLGVLLGHSYPLWYRFRGGKAVASAFGVLLVLTPWVALLCALLWALLAWRVRTAAVASLATACLAPLASWWLAPDYVWVVSAFALLVVIRHVWNIRRLGSGGELRFRRRGVKPPEE
- a CDS encoding dihydroneopterin aldolase, which codes for MRSDRVIIEALAVETVIGVYDWEREIRQRLVLDLELATDIRAAAANDDIALTLDYAAISQRIARFADEQAFALVETFAERLASLLHDEFAIAGLTLTVRKPGAVAEAAAVGVSIEREWSS
- a CDS encoding bis(5'-nucleosyl)-tetraphosphatase (symmetrical) translates to MARYAVGDLQGCHREFVALLERLAFDPQRDQLWLAGDLVNRGPGSLDCLREVQALGEAARVILGNHDLHLLAVARGGATLKRSDTLGAILVATDRDTLLDWLMQQPLAVAEGERLMVHAGILPQWSLPQALGLADEVRERLGSERGGAFLEQMYGNQPACWRDDLDGIERLRVIVNAFTRMRFIDAEGCLDFAAKEGLDSAPPGFAPWFSYPRADDPQIIFGHWAALEGHTPGARVRADALDTGCVWGGSLTALDLDSGERISVPSQQR
- a CDS encoding tRNA (adenosine(37)-N6)-threonylcarbamoyltransferase complex transferase subunit TsaD, whose amino-acid sequence is MRVLGIETSCDETGVALFDSQRGLLADALYSQVAMHADFGGVVPELASRDHTRRLLPLIDEVLGTANLSRHDLDGIAYTAGPGLVGALMVGAATAHGMARALDIPVLGVHHMEGHLLAPMLEDDAPDFPFVALLVSGGHTQLVEVLALGRYRLLGESVDDAAGEAFDKAAKMLGLDYPGGPQIARLAESGDPQRLRFPRPMTDRPGLDFSFSGLKTHTLTAIRQLDAAGELDDQARADVARAFEEAVVDTLVIKCRRALDASGQTRLVVAGGVSANRRLRERLDRECAKRGARAYYPRGRFCTDNGAMIAYAGTQRLLAGERDSATMLAVPRWPLADLTPPASTPSPQ
- a CDS encoding 4-hydroxythreonine-4-phosphate dehydrogenase PdxA, with protein sequence MPPLVITAGEPAGIGPDLILGLAAEGARVGRSWLAIGDPELFRQRAAQLDLAVEVVALADGETPHMASGRLSVWPVALRTACQPGVLATGNAGYVLECLDVAIAACREGRASAMVTAPLHKGVIIEAGWTQFTGHTEYLRDACGVDEVVMMLATDDALHARQPGWQGSPGLHVALATTHLPLREVADAITPASLGRVLRILDHDLRCDFGIARPRIAVCGLNPHAGEDGHLGREELEVITPTLQALRGEGLTLDGPLPADTLFTPRHLAGVDAVLAMYHDQGLAVLKYAGFGRGANITLGLPIVRTSVDHGTALDLAASGGADAGSLAVALNLAAEMAAARAASACP
- a CDS encoding polynucleotide adenylyltransferase — translated: MGAAGDRYTAGLEVYRVGGAVRDARLGWPVYDNDWVVVGATPEEMQRRGFKPVGRDFPVFLHPRSHEEYALARTERKAGHGYTGFVVHASPEVTLDEDLARRDLTINAMAEDADGGLVDPFHGSDDLEARVLRHVSPAFAEDPLRVLRTARFLARYQGLGFIIAEETLTLMRELAASGEMSHLVAERVWAETEKALGEPHPAAYFTILDACGALAQLMPELDGDSDELAAALARLVRVPEEPLDDLAGALPRWRWARLVEHLAGDQRDALAKRLRLPNAYVDLARQVALSRGLWRQENPDAAAILGWLDAIDAWRRSARVVPLISLVSLERPALAEDLALAWRLAQQVVPRLLLEEGYRGKALGEEVRRRRWQVIADALV
- a CDS encoding Co2+/Mg2+ efflux protein ApaG translates to MSRQPLPDGVHVDVEPHFREDESSPDERRFVFSYTITVHNHSATSVQLLARYWKITQGSGKVQEVRGKGVVGKQPLIGPGQTFRYTSRAILDGPVGVMEGAYTCVDTHAQRAFDVTIAPFRLAGPNQVH
- a CDS encoding 30S ribosomal protein S21, coding for MPSVKVRDNEPFDVALRRFKRSCEKAGVLSEVRRREHYEKPTAERKRKAAAAVKRHAKKLQRERKRFERLY
- a CDS encoding 16S rRNA (adenine(1518)-N(6)/adenine(1519)-N(6))-dimethyltransferase, with amino-acid sequence MSSRPPVHRARKRFGQNFLRDPGIISRIVRAIAPRDGERLVEIGPGQGALTEPLLDAAGGRLEVIELDRDLIPGLRVQFFNYPDFTIHEGDALKFDFAALKGDGQPLRVVGNLPYNISTPLIVHLLEQREAIADMHFMLQKEVVERLAATPGGPDWGRLSVMAQYRCRVDSLFVVPPEAFVPRPKVDSAIVRLTPHAELPHPAVDERVLFEVVREAFGQRRKTLRNNLKGRITAETLTSLEIDPARRPQTLRIEEFVRIANHLAEVVS
- a CDS encoding LPS biosynthesis protein encodes the protein MGKRLSWTALAGLASGSGLWVMTAHAAPPPLPAEQLDWQPWGEQAPAEALCRGRYVMPGYRIEAAPSPEQARSESDDASYGEDGETILGGEVVLRRGESQLESPRVRVNAERDRAFAAGPVTLRDRGLLLRGDAAELSLVDDQAAVETAHYVLHDQRLRGGAQRLERLEDGRYRMTEASFTTCDPGDNLWQLVGNDVVLDEESGFGTARHARLEVADVPVFYWPWVRFPIDDRRQSGFLWPTLGISSSGLDYSQPYYFNLAPNYDATLTPRVITDRGLLLGGEFRYLFDSDEGQIEGAYLADDQGGSARDPNSPSRRFEGEDRWYVDYQHQGRFSPELRYQLRYGGASDGRYFEDFGGDFGEQETENMPRLAQLDYRGSLWRLEARAQGFQKLEDPLRDRDKPFYRLPSLTANATWRQDNGLYQQWRSNATYFWRDVDETRVPLRESATGGRVHLSPALGWRGEPSWGFLEPRVEMLHTAYEVDYGDRQTDRDTSLTRTVPVTSVDAGLVFERELDVRGNGYRQTLEPRLNYAYVPARDQSEFPEFDTNERAFSWNQLWSPHRFSGADRVGDLNRLSYGLSTRFLADESGRERFSLGVGQATYFDDRTIDMNGDPDTLPPESNFERRYNAVRDRSPVVTRLDWQMTDRWSAGYELLYDEQRRLTERNSVDLRYRDPRGHVLNLGYRWELEGFDPSLDEEDRLDYNREEYDVSGAYRISPRVDVIGRFTYDHTNSRALEQLAGVQWNDCCYGLQLVWREWIDDNDTANIDDDFTDRGIFLRFVFKGLGGVGRDADSYFEEAIPGYRATQF